CTCGCATCGCCGTGTTGGATTGGCAGATACCCAAAGTTGATGGCATCGAAGTTTGCCGCCGCATCAAAGAAGACTCAGCGCGACCGTACACCTACGTCATGCTGTTGTCCGGTCGCGATACCAAAGAGGACGTCGTCACGGGGTTGGATGCAGGTGCGGATGAGTACATGACCAAGCCAGCCGATTTGGATCTTCTAAAACGGCGACTCACGGCAGCACGACGAATCATCGAAGCGATTCCACCGGAAGGATGGTCACGGCCAAGAGTGGAGGGTTACGAAGTCAAGCAAGTCCTCGGCCAAGGCGCCTTTGCGACCGTTTGGGAAGCAGTGCAAGTGGCCACTCAGCGACCGGTGGCACTGAAGGTATTGCGAGTCGATTTGGCAACGGAAAAAGTGTTCAACCGATTTGCCAATGAAATCAAGGTGATGCAAGAGTTCGATCATCCCTACCTAGCCAAAATCTACGATAGCCATATCGATTCGACACTCGGTTATTACGCAATGGACTTGGTCAACGGAGGGACGTTGTACCAGTACGTTCGTCAACATCAACTCGCCCCGTTGGCGGTGATTCGGCTGATCGCCCAAGTTTGCATGGGGCTGCAACACGCTCATGAGCGTGGCATCATCCACCGCGATGTAAAAATGTCTAATATCATGGTGACCGAATCGGGAGAGCCTAAGCTCGTCGATTTTGGGTTGGGCAAATCGATGTTTGTGGCGCCCAGCGAAGATCTGTCACGCACCGTGGACGGATGTGTTGTTGGCACTCCGTTGTTCATGTCGCCGGAACAGGCCCGCGGCGAAATCGCGTCACTGGATCAACGCAGCGACATCTACTCGGTGGGGATCATTTTGTACATGTTGCTGTTGAAACAGCATCCGCATCACATCACTGCCCAGGATCGTCAGCAGACGATTGCCGAGATCGCGCATGGGCCCGTCCGTCGCCCTACCAAGGTCAAGTCGACGTTCAGTAAAACGCTCGAGCGTATCATGTTGCGGGCGCTCCATCCGTCGGTGGATTATCGCTACCAAACCGCGGCCGAACTGGCCGAAGCGTTGTTCGCGTTCATTAAATCCCGCACGAAACACCAGAGCACGTCGGAGACGCAATGAGTTTTGGTTGTTTGGTTTCTTGGGGGGGGCGGTGTTGGAAGTGGTCGGTGCAAGCGAGAAGTCACCATCCCTCCCTGACCGCATCCTGCGGCCGACCCTCCCGGAGGGAGGGTGAACTCCGCTTTACCTCCCCTTTGGGGAGGTCAGAGTCGGCGGTAGCCGGCTCTGGGTGGGGCTCGCGGTGTTAGAAATGGACGATGCCTGTGTAGTGCCACCAACCCTCCCCGGCCGCTTCGTGCGGCCGACCCTCCCACAAGGAGGGTGAAGTCTGGTTGGCCGCACCAAGTTCACGATCAACCTCCTGTTAAACTTTACCGGTTAGGCTGACTCTGAGGATTTTTTCGGTTTTTCCGGAATTGGCTTTAGTGTTTCTGTCGTTCGGGTCGATATCGCTAAGGAACGACCTGTTCCTGGACCGAGCGTGCTCGGCGTCCATGGGAACAATGGTTAACCCGGGGGGGTGATACCACTTCAGCGATGATTCGCTGGCGACCTGTAAAGCTTGTAGTCAGGTTGCTTGCGTTTCGCTTTCCAGGATCCTAATTGGTGAAGCCAATGCCTTCCGTTAGACAACTCTCCTTTTTCGTCGCCACGTTGATGTTGGGGACGCTGCTCGCGACTGACGCCGACGCTCAGACCACCAGCTCAAGCCAACGTACACTTCGCAAGAACGAGCGAACTGCACGAGCGAATTGGCAGCCAGTGCGAAAGTCTAATCTGACCGACGCCGATGCGGGCTTCGTTAGTGCAAGCAAATCGGCTTCCCAAACAACTGCCAAGAAGACCTCACCGGCTGCTAGCAACTCGGCTGTTCGTCAGGCGAGTCATGTTCAGCAAACCGGTCATGAGGTGATCGATCCATCCTACCCACCGCATTCGATTATCGAAGAACCGATCATTCACGGTCCTAGCGACGGCTATGTCGAATTGGAACCCTTCCACGGCGGCTCGGTGGCGTGCGACGCCATGCCCGGCGGCGTTGGATGTGGTTGCGGATCGATGAGCTGTGATGGCGGCTGCGATTCGATGGGCAGCTGCGGTTATGGTGCATGCGAGGAACCGTGCGGAGCCAATGGTTGGCGTCCTTGCGTGACGCTGTGCGTTCCGCAAGACGGCTGGGTTTCGTTTGAATATCTATCGTGGTGGCAAGACGGCATGAGTCTGCCTCCGCTGGTGACGACAAGCACCGATGCCAACGTGGCTCAAGCTCAAGCCGGTGTCCTTGGTCAATCGACCACGCGTATCCTGTTTGGCGGCGACGAGGTTTTGACGGATCAATTCGATGGTGGCCGCTTGCGTATGGGGCTGTGGTTGGACCGCTGTCACACCTGGGCGATCGCCGGTGAATACTTCAAAATTGGTAGCGAAAGCGAATCGTTCTTCGCAAACAGCAATGGCGACCCCGTTTTGGCTCGCCCCTTTTTCAATGTGAATCCGACGACCGGCAGTGCTCGTGAAGACTCGGAATTGGTCGCTTTTGGCGGTACGGGAAACGTTCGTGTTTCGGGTTCGGTATCGGCGGTAGCGGAAAGCGAATTGCTCGGTGCCGGCTTCCACTTTCGCAACTTGCGAGCTTCTAACGAAGGCTGCAACACATGGGGATTGTTTGGTTGCCCGCAACAATTCTGCTCACGTACCGAAGCGTTGATCGGATACCGTCACTTGCAACTTACCGAAGGCGTGGTCATCCAAGAGCGTTTGACCGGAATCAACCCTGTCGGCAACTTTGATATCAATGATAGTTTCCGAACTCGAAACCAGTTCAATGGCGTCGACCTTGGTTGGTTCTACACTCAGAATCGTGGCAATTGGACGCTCGACAGCACCATTCGTCTGGCTTTGGGGACAACTCACCAAACCGTTTCGATCAATGGTCAAACCACAATTTCGGGTGACCCGACCGCAGCGGGCAGCCAGACTTACCAAGGCGGCTTGCTAGCTCAAGCGTCGAACATTGGAACGTACAAACGCGATGAATTCGCAGTGGTTCCCGAGTTTGATATCAATCTTGGCTACCGTTTGAACAAGAACTGGCGGGTGATGGTCGGTTACACGTTCCTGTACTGGTCCAACGTGGTCCGTCCCGGAGAGCAGATCTCGCGTGACCTAAACCCAAGCCAATTGGCACCGGCCGAGGACCCGTTAACGGGGGCCGCGCGACCTGGTTTCGCATTCGACTCGGTTGATTACTGGGCTCAAGGAATCAACGCCGGCTTGGAATACCGTTGGTAGGGCTCTGCTGACGGCGGAGTTGCCCGCTGCAACCGAGGCTGTGAGGTTCGATTTTGGCGGTAACAGTCAAGCGAACTGCAATGGACATCCGATAACTTTGTACACATCGCGCTGTGATGACTCATCCATTGCGCGCCAGCAAAATCAACCGTTCGATGCCCAGGCACCGTCCACCGACCGATGACGTCGAGACGATGCCCGCGGCGTTTCGCCCCCAACAGGACAACGATGATGGTCTTTGAACGACTTATCAACCGTCTCGGTCGCAAATCAAAAAACGTCACCCGCAAGAAGTCGAATCGCCGTTTGTTGTTGGAACATTTGGCACGCCGTGAGTTGATGGCTTCGGATTTGGGGGCGATCAGCGGGATTGCGTTTACTGACGCCGATGGCAACGGTCAATTGGATGTAGGCGAAGTACGACTCGAAGACGTCCAGGTCCAATTGTTCCGTGACAGCGGGACGGGGAACACCGGAACACTGGTGACGACCGGAGCCAATGCTGACCCATTGGTGTCGACCGACATCACCGATAACTCGACGCCCGCCGGTGTTGGCCAACCAGTCAAGGTTCCAGGCGAATTTCGTTTCGAAGGCCTTTCACCGGGTGACTACTTTGTCGTTCAAAGTGCAGTGCCCGGGCAAACCGCTCCGGATCCCGTGTTGATCACGATTAGCGATACGGATGACGACGGGATTCGAACACAGTTGATTGACGATTTCGCGACGACTGCGGTTTCGGTACTAGCGAATGCAACAAATCCTACCAACACCGATTCAACCAATGCGTCCGAAGCGATCG
The nucleotide sequence above comes from Novipirellula caenicola. Encoded proteins:
- a CDS encoding protein kinase domain-containing protein, yielding MKLLIAEDNPLWLKVIQTNVRSWGFVPVVTEDGEEALRHLASDDAPRIAVLDWQIPKVDGIEVCRRIKEDSARPYTYVMLLSGRDTKEDVVTGLDAGADEYMTKPADLDLLKRRLTAARRIIEAIPPEGWSRPRVEGYEVKQVLGQGAFATVWEAVQVATQRPVALKVLRVDLATEKVFNRFANEIKVMQEFDHPYLAKIYDSHIDSTLGYYAMDLVNGGTLYQYVRQHQLAPLAVIRLIAQVCMGLQHAHERGIIHRDVKMSNIMVTESGEPKLVDFGLGKSMFVAPSEDLSRTVDGCVVGTPLFMSPEQARGEIASLDQRSDIYSVGIILYMLLLKQHPHHITAQDRQQTIAEIAHGPVRRPTKVKSTFSKTLERIMLRALHPSVDYRYQTAAELAEALFAFIKSRTKHQSTSETQ
- a CDS encoding BBP7 family outer membrane beta-barrel protein; translation: MPSVRQLSFFVATLMLGTLLATDADAQTTSSSQRTLRKNERTARANWQPVRKSNLTDADAGFVSASKSASQTTAKKTSPAASNSAVRQASHVQQTGHEVIDPSYPPHSIIEEPIIHGPSDGYVELEPFHGGSVACDAMPGGVGCGCGSMSCDGGCDSMGSCGYGACEEPCGANGWRPCVTLCVPQDGWVSFEYLSWWQDGMSLPPLVTTSTDANVAQAQAGVLGQSTTRILFGGDEVLTDQFDGGRLRMGLWLDRCHTWAIAGEYFKIGSESESFFANSNGDPVLARPFFNVNPTTGSAREDSELVAFGGTGNVRVSGSVSAVAESELLGAGFHFRNLRASNEGCNTWGLFGCPQQFCSRTEALIGYRHLQLTEGVVIQERLTGINPVGNFDINDSFRTRNQFNGVDLGWFYTQNRGNWTLDSTIRLALGTTHQTVSINGQTTISGDPTAAGSQTYQGGLLAQASNIGTYKRDEFAVVPEFDINLGYRLNKNWRVMVGYTFLYWSNVVRPGEQISRDLNPSQLAPAEDPLTGAARPGFAFDSVDYWAQGINAGLEYRW